The following are from one region of the Geoalkalibacter subterraneus genome:
- a CDS encoding ethylbenzene dehydrogenase-related protein, producing the protein MNLHRVILTFFSALTLISSCREIPADRLYALKLEKPPSETDWQRTLPRTVTVRGGRPHKENPLPDINEDTVHTSTPSCHHGGQLPDPIRVEMKAFYTETDLYLRLVWRDPTADTALNPWIFDGEKWNNEPRLQDGLGLIWADPAQFSDFTCARSCHIDDFGVSGSGFHAGHRMKLASPDKVLDLWSWQADLTARLGFADDRRIDEEGMHGDLPGEIFSRNSRMASLQNSTDAPFGEQDRPLVDADGRPPGGRFYAPGTLAPGYLVSPPHGSRADVSAHSRHENGRWVLTLRRNRISVDPLDRSFLPGEGNATHFGLAVMDHTLSEHYASTLRETLVLLE; encoded by the coding sequence ATGAACCTTCACCGTGTCATCCTGACCTTTTTTTCTGCCTTAACCCTTATCTCCTCATGTCGCGAGATACCCGCCGACCGGCTCTATGCCCTGAAGCTCGAAAAACCACCGAGCGAGACGGACTGGCAGAGAACGCTTCCCCGCACGGTCACGGTGCGCGGAGGGAGACCGCACAAGGAGAATCCTCTGCCTGATATCAACGAGGACACCGTTCATACGTCCACCCCCTCCTGTCATCACGGCGGGCAGCTGCCTGACCCGATCCGGGTGGAAATGAAAGCCTTCTATACGGAAACGGACCTTTATCTGCGTCTCGTCTGGCGCGACCCCACTGCAGACACCGCTCTCAACCCCTGGATCTTCGACGGCGAGAAGTGGAACAACGAACCACGTTTGCAGGATGGTCTCGGCCTGATCTGGGCCGATCCGGCACAATTTTCTGACTTTACCTGTGCGCGCTCCTGTCATATCGATGACTTCGGAGTATCAGGCAGCGGCTTTCATGCCGGTCACCGCATGAAGCTTGCAAGTCCCGACAAAGTGCTTGACCTGTGGTCCTGGCAGGCCGATCTTACGGCGCGTCTGGGGTTCGCCGATGACCGCCGCATCGACGAAGAAGGGATGCACGGCGACCTACCCGGAGAAATCTTCAGCAGAAATTCGCGCATGGCCAGCCTTCAGAACTCAACGGACGCTCCTTTCGGCGAGCAGGACCGCCCCCTCGTCGATGCCGACGGTCGACCGCCCGGCGGCAGATTTTACGCGCCGGGCACTCTGGCGCCGGGGTACCTGGTTTCACCTCCTCACGGCAGCCGCGCCGATGTCAGCGCGCACAGTCGGCACGAGAACGGGCGCTGGGTTCTGACCCTGAGACGAAATCGGATCAGCGTCGATCCTCTTGATCGATCTTTTCTGCCCGGGGAGGGAAACGCGACCCATTTCGGTCTTGCGGTCATGGATCACACCTTGAGCGAGCATTATGCTTCGACTCTGCGGGAAACTTTGGTGCTGCTGGAGTGA
- a CDS encoding right-handed parallel beta-helix repeat-containing protein produces MSEALCRPLFWVAAIFLLWGSPALAQEFGGRLENGSRWQGTVRLTGSVEIPPGVTLEIAPGTEVQVERPDYRILVRGRLRVKGTTEEPVIFSTPAQWQGIEFMEPEGHSHIDFARFEGGAVFVSGFAARLTMRGTEFRGAGTAVNLVRECVLRVEESFFSGSEVGIGMQMKSRAEIIDSRFEKHGVSAIVSSHGSRGSVTGNVFSSNEQAIGIQGKFPGDIRDNHFRDNRVGIFCNQSQNTPEISANRFEDHENALVNLSFSYPVVQRNTFIANQTAMRNDQFGSAGVFHNLFAGNGTAVHNNRKSNPELEKNIFRENKLALFCDYSSYPRVKNNNFIGNEMAVKLGTYQSADFEGREGSRGLVMQQAQQRRSRNPLLDQAPDSFSDRVDVSGNWWGDRTSILEDAGEDGNLEFFHDRHDQPKVRYEGWGEEEFTLDRVVFAPWLEAPVADAGPEVKQ; encoded by the coding sequence ATGTCCGAAGCTCTATGTAGGCCGCTTTTCTGGGTGGCGGCAATTTTTCTGCTGTGGGGCTCTCCTGCCCTGGCACAGGAGTTCGGCGGCCGGCTTGAAAACGGGAGCCGCTGGCAGGGAACGGTTCGCCTGACCGGCAGTGTCGAGATTCCGCCGGGGGTGACTCTTGAGATTGCTCCCGGCACTGAAGTGCAGGTGGAGCGCCCGGATTACCGAATTCTGGTGCGCGGCCGGCTGCGGGTCAAAGGGACTACCGAGGAACCTGTTATTTTTTCAACGCCTGCGCAATGGCAGGGCATTGAATTCATGGAGCCGGAGGGACACAGTCACATTGATTTCGCCCGCTTCGAGGGCGGAGCGGTGTTTGTGAGCGGTTTTGCCGCACGCCTGACTATGCGGGGCACTGAGTTCCGGGGGGCGGGGACCGCCGTCAACCTGGTGCGCGAGTGTGTGCTGCGGGTGGAGGAGAGCTTTTTCTCCGGCAGCGAGGTCGGCATTGGGATGCAGATGAAATCCCGCGCCGAAATCATCGACAGTCGCTTTGAAAAGCATGGCGTCAGCGCCATTGTTTCTTCCCACGGCAGCCGTGGCAGCGTCACCGGCAACGTATTCAGCAGCAACGAACAGGCGATCGGCATTCAGGGGAAATTCCCAGGCGACATCAGAGATAACCATTTTCGCGACAACCGGGTCGGGATTTTCTGCAATCAGAGCCAGAACACGCCGGAGATTTCCGCCAACCGGTTCGAGGACCATGAAAATGCCCTGGTCAACCTTTCTTTCTCTTATCCGGTTGTACAGCGTAATACCTTCATCGCCAACCAGACCGCCATGCGCAACGATCAGTTCGGGTCGGCCGGCGTGTTTCACAATCTCTTTGCCGGCAACGGCACGGCGGTTCACAATAATCGCAAGTCCAATCCCGAGCTGGAGAAAAATATTTTCCGCGAAAACAAGCTGGCTTTGTTCTGCGATTACTCGTCCTATCCTCGGGTGAAAAACAACAACTTTATCGGCAATGAGATGGCGGTGAAGCTGGGCACCTATCAGAGCGCTGATTTCGAAGGGCGCGAAGGTTCGCGGGGGCTTGTCATGCAGCAGGCGCAGCAGCGTCGCAGCCGTAATCCGCTGTTGGATCAGGCGCCGGATTCATTCAGCGACAGAGTGGATGTGAGCGGCAACTGGTGGGGCGACAGGACATCAATCCTGGAAGATGCGGGTGAGGACGGCAACCTGGAGTTCTTCCATGACCGGCATGACCAGCCGAAGGTGCGCTACGAAGGGTGGGGGGAGGAGGAGTTTACTCTCGACCGGGTCGTTTTCGCGCCCTGGCTTGAAGCCCCGGTGGCCGACGCGGGGCCGGAGGTGAAGCAATGA
- a CDS encoding HEAT repeat domain-containing protein produces MKRALLFLFFFILMGLVTGCESDRTPLDFSDLERQARQGDAAALRKTAQLLGHPVLSERAYDLLMEQGETSVPFLMELIKDPDAARREAAIAALGNLGAQQAADRIAQILADTALERRYVAAWALGKINDPSFTGNLIAALDDANFEVRRQAVRALVRIHRPAVPALIEALPHASPQMARGIIHALGDIGDRRALQALLEQPHANHRAETMLALGKLRDPQATDALIAGLTDGDWEVRMNAAMALGPLGAQKAEQPLRQTLEDEVTVVREWSARSLEMITGQRTLYRNAKGEMVPPDNVYH; encoded by the coding sequence ATGAAACGAGCTCTGCTTTTTTTATTTTTCTTCATTCTGATGGGGTTGGTGACGGGATGCGAAAGCGACCGCACCCCCCTCGACTTCAGCGACCTGGAACGTCAGGCCCGTCAGGGCGATGCAGCTGCGCTGCGTAAAACAGCGCAGCTGCTGGGGCATCCGGTTCTCAGCGAACGCGCCTATGACCTGTTGATGGAACAGGGCGAAACATCCGTGCCCTTTCTCATGGAGTTGATCAAAGACCCTGACGCCGCCCGGCGCGAGGCGGCCATTGCCGCGCTCGGCAACCTCGGCGCGCAACAGGCGGCCGACAGAATTGCGCAAATCCTGGCCGATACCGCCCTGGAGCGCCGCTACGTCGCGGCCTGGGCGCTGGGCAAGATCAATGATCCGTCATTTACCGGGAACCTGATCGCTGCGCTTGACGACGCCAATTTCGAGGTGCGCCGCCAGGCGGTGCGCGCCCTGGTGCGCATTCATCGACCGGCGGTCCCCGCCCTGATCGAGGCGCTGCCCCATGCCTCACCGCAGATGGCCCGCGGCATCATCCACGCCCTGGGCGACATCGGCGATCGCCGCGCCCTCCAGGCGCTGCTCGAACAACCCCATGCGAACCACCGGGCTGAAACCATGCTGGCCCTCGGCAAGCTGCGCGATCCGCAGGCCACGGACGCGCTTATTGCCGGACTGACAGACGGGGACTGGGAGGTCCGCATGAACGCCGCCATGGCCCTGGGCCCCCTCGGCGCCCAAAAAGCTGAACAGCCTCTGCGGCAAACCCTGGAAGATGAAGTGACCGTGGTCCGCGAGTGGTCGGCCCGCTCACTGGAAATGATCACCGGTCAGCGCACCCTCTACCGCAACGCCAAAGGGGAGATGGTGCCGCCGGATAATGTGTATCACTGA
- a CDS encoding right-handed parallel beta-helix repeat-containing protein: MNKGMYGTHGTYWTYGTYGKIAFFVLGAALLLASACVRVPSAPQVLHLTDAVIEGEAVWSGEVRITGVVVVKKSGHLTLLPGTRVLFEKIDRDGDGIGDSELLVEGGIVARGTAEAPILFTSAAAEPQKADWKFLYLDFAREGVIEHIISEYAFSGIQVHFCKASIRNSVFRHNIDGVRFSTVNLEVENNLIHENTHGLRYEERRGRAHVHHNEIRDNDIGIFVVTRSDDNSLITRNNITRSRLYQVKLGLEQHGDVTFPANWWGTADPSVMEESFLDHSFDPALGEVFAPQPLTEPVVFIPNR; this comes from the coding sequence GTGAATAAAGGGATGTATGGGACTCATGGGACATATTGGACCTATGGGACTTATGGAAAAATCGCTTTTTTTGTTCTGGGTGCTGCTCTTCTGTTGGCTTCGGCTTGTGTTCGAGTGCCTTCAGCACCTCAGGTTCTGCACCTCACCGATGCCGTGATCGAAGGTGAAGCGGTGTGGAGTGGTGAGGTGCGCATTACCGGGGTGGTGGTGGTGAAAAAGAGCGGGCATCTGACCCTTCTGCCCGGCACGCGCGTTCTGTTCGAGAAGATCGATCGCGACGGCGACGGCATCGGTGATTCGGAATTGCTGGTGGAAGGCGGCATCGTCGCGCGCGGGACGGCCGAGGCGCCGATCCTGTTCACCAGCGCGGCGGCCGAACCGCAGAAGGCCGACTGGAAATTTCTCTATCTCGATTTCGCCCGCGAAGGGGTGATCGAACATATCATCAGCGAGTATGCCTTCAGCGGCATCCAGGTTCATTTCTGCAAGGCATCGATCCGCAATTCGGTGTTTCGCCACAACATCGACGGCGTGCGTTTTTCGACCGTCAATCTCGAGGTGGAGAACAATCTCATCCATGAAAATACCCACGGCCTGCGTTACGAAGAACGACGCGGGCGCGCCCATGTCCATCACAACGAGATCCGCGACAACGACATCGGCATCTTCGTCGTGACCCGCTCCGACGACAACAGCCTCATCACCCGCAACAACATCACCCGCAGCCGCCTCTATCAGGTCAAGCTCGGTCTCGAGCAGCACGGCGACGTGACCTTTCCCGCCAACTGGTGGGGCACAGCCGATCCCTCCGTGATGGAGGAATCTTTTCTCGACCATTCTTTTGATCCGGCCCTGGGGGAGGTTTTCGCTCCCCAGCCTCTTACCGAACCTGTGGTTTTCATCCCGAATAGATAA
- a CDS encoding CRTAC1 family protein: MLKGCVGFLVFSMVLLAGTIAPAAVDFSDISEAAGVADDGLGKGVAFADVDNDGLVDLYVSNKGGANRLYLNQGNGVMMDATALAGAGVDHPGLTMGSVFGDIDNDGCVDLYLATGGTYEIEANRLFKGNCDGTFTDITEQAGVGLKAFTYGASMVDFDNDGYLDIYCANYGVGAKNVLYRNNGDGTFSDVTEQAGVGDPSWSWMGIWSDVNNDGYSDLYVVNGRYPAGERNRLYMNNGDGTFTENARAAGVDDPNWGLGAAFADVDNDGDFDLFVSNYVGGNQLYLNSGNGTFTKASAHIRGGHDGWGKGPTFGDIDHDGDLDLYEGDCKLANQLYLNDGRGLFDDVAGDQPELKCEMVRTKGTAFADIDNDGDLDLYVINWGAPNKLYENHRNDSRWLQVALKGTVSNRQAIGARVKILDPETGDLIAVRELRSATGFCAQQPATVHFGLADRPVVDLVVVFPSGIEVRQEGVASGQRLEIDEPRR; this comes from the coding sequence ATGCTCAAAGGATGTGTCGGCTTTTTGGTTTTTTCAATGGTACTGCTTGCGGGAACGATTGCGCCTGCTGCCGTGGATTTCAGCGATATATCCGAAGCCGCCGGGGTGGCCGACGACGGCCTGGGCAAAGGGGTGGCTTTTGCCGATGTCGACAATGACGGTCTGGTTGATCTTTATGTCTCCAACAAAGGGGGCGCCAACCGATTGTATCTCAATCAGGGCAACGGGGTGATGATGGACGCTACGGCGCTGGCCGGCGCAGGGGTGGACCATCCCGGCCTGACCATGGGCAGCGTTTTCGGGGACATCGACAATGACGGCTGCGTTGATCTGTATCTGGCGACCGGCGGCACCTATGAAATCGAAGCCAACCGTCTTTTCAAAGGGAACTGTGACGGTACTTTCACCGACATCACCGAGCAGGCCGGGGTGGGGCTCAAGGCTTTTACCTACGGAGCTTCCATGGTCGACTTTGATAACGACGGCTACCTCGACATTTACTGCGCCAATTACGGTGTCGGCGCAAAGAACGTGCTGTACCGTAATAACGGCGACGGCACGTTCTCCGATGTGACCGAGCAGGCCGGCGTGGGTGACCCGTCCTGGAGCTGGATGGGGATCTGGAGTGACGTGAACAATGATGGGTATTCCGATCTTTATGTGGTCAACGGCCGTTATCCGGCCGGCGAGCGCAATCGGCTCTACATGAACAACGGCGACGGCACCTTCACAGAAAATGCCCGTGCCGCCGGAGTCGATGACCCCAACTGGGGGCTGGGCGCGGCCTTTGCCGATGTGGACAACGATGGCGACTTCGACCTGTTTGTGTCTAACTATGTCGGGGGCAATCAGCTGTATCTAAACAGCGGCAATGGTACCTTTACCAAGGCTTCTGCCCATATCCGGGGCGGTCACGACGGCTGGGGAAAGGGGCCGACTTTCGGCGACATCGACCATGATGGAGATCTCGACCTCTACGAAGGGGACTGCAAACTGGCCAACCAGCTTTATCTCAATGACGGCCGGGGACTTTTTGATGACGTGGCCGGTGATCAGCCGGAGCTCAAGTGCGAAATGGTGCGTACCAAAGGGACGGCCTTTGCCGATATCGACAACGACGGTGACCTCGACCTCTATGTGATCAACTGGGGCGCGCCCAACAAGCTTTACGAAAACCACCGCAATGACAGCCGCTGGCTACAGGTCGCATTGAAAGGAACCGTATCCAACCGGCAGGCCATCGGCGCCCGTGTCAAAATTCTGGATCCGGAAACCGGTGACTTGATCGCCGTGCGCGAACTGCGCTCCGCCACCGGTTTCTGCGCGCAGCAGCCGGCGACTGTCCATTTCGGCCTGGCGGACAGGCCTGTGGTCGACCTGGTCGTCGTTTTTCCCAGCGGCATTGAAGTCCGCCAGGAGGGGGTTGCTTCCGGCCAGCGCCTGGAGATTGACGAGCCTCGGAGATAA
- a CDS encoding carboxypeptidase-like regulatory domain-containing protein, giving the protein MIGKRYLRIFIGAFLLCFIVSCNQAPSDSETAGEWLAVVEGRVTAPLADAYLYVYQEGMDLYGPAFAVSAASDSDGRFSLSLPEGDYIGVVRKRANGESSGPVVTGDHRSEFLTLTVRGGVTQVAVEAPLKVGDDKQLAAEQDLTQTILSGRILDSEGRPVEGTRVHVYDHVQMSERPKFVSEKTGPDGRYLIHLPEGGTYYLAARDKFGGPPKIGDLYGRYDQGTIEPSAVVLREGEQRQNVDIYVTRVW; this is encoded by the coding sequence ATGATAGGGAAAAGATATCTGCGGATTTTTATTGGAGCGTTTCTGCTCTGTTTTATAGTGTCGTGTAATCAGGCGCCGTCCGATTCCGAAACGGCGGGCGAATGGCTTGCTGTCGTCGAGGGGCGGGTTACGGCGCCGCTGGCCGACGCCTATCTCTACGTCTACCAGGAGGGGATGGATCTGTATGGCCCCGCATTTGCGGTTTCCGCCGCCAGCGACAGCGACGGACGTTTCAGTTTAAGCCTGCCCGAGGGCGACTATATTGGAGTGGTGCGCAAACGCGCCAACGGCGAATCTTCCGGGCCGGTGGTGACCGGCGACCATCGCAGCGAGTTCCTGACTCTCACAGTCCGCGGGGGGGTGACGCAGGTCGCGGTGGAAGCGCCGCTTAAAGTCGGCGACGATAAACAGTTGGCCGCAGAACAGGATTTAACGCAGACGATCCTCAGCGGACGCATTTTGGATAGTGAGGGACGACCGGTGGAAGGCACACGGGTGCACGTCTACGACCATGTGCAAATGTCGGAGCGGCCCAAGTTCGTCTCGGAAAAAACCGGCCCCGACGGCCGCTATCTGATTCATCTGCCGGAGGGGGGCACCTACTACCTCGCCGCGCGGGATAAATTCGGCGGGCCTCCCAAGATCGGCGACCTCTACGGCCGCTACGACCAGGGTACCATTGAACCCTCCGCGGTGGTGCTGCGCGAAGGCGAGCAGCGCCAAAACGTCGACATTTACGTCACACGGGTCTGGTAA
- a CDS encoding right-handed parallel beta-helix repeat-containing protein, with product MRFYRGIPALLMLLFVIIRPVAAQTISEDTHWQGQLSFAETVRVQAGVTLTVEPGAEVSFEAGALDVAGTLQARDARFYGEGWQGIILRGGADLLERCVISGAATGVQVMGGAPRLIDVKVEGGTTGIELRRRSQAQLSGCTVRNQAEVGLFAKDESAPRVERCLFEKNGRFGVYLHRSAPELFSDNRLVDNPVGLMVAWYGTDPEIRKNEFEQNGIAIKVDRAARPLVTGNRIHGNETGLLLSRRADARVRRNLVRDNRIGIQVEYSSYPVIRENDLAGNGMALVLHHQSSAWEKANGEAMRNTQSSARGPFNRNASGGKEAAPPPAVLTGTVDARRNWWGEDATAQLQVNQGRGNQVFIHDSRDEPFFEDGGVNYPLDRVEFAPWLEEPVFP from the coding sequence GTGAGATTCTACCGAGGTATTCCTGCCCTTCTGATGCTGCTGTTTGTCATTATCCGGCCGGTGGCAGCGCAGACCATTTCTGAGGATACCCACTGGCAGGGACAGCTCTCTTTTGCAGAAACGGTGCGGGTGCAGGCCGGGGTGACGTTGACCGTTGAACCGGGTGCCGAAGTCAGTTTTGAGGCGGGCGCGCTCGATGTGGCGGGAACCCTGCAGGCGCGCGACGCCCGTTTTTACGGGGAAGGATGGCAGGGGATCATCCTGCGCGGCGGAGCGGACCTTCTGGAGCGGTGCGTCATCAGCGGCGCCGCGACCGGCGTGCAGGTAATGGGCGGCGCTCCGCGCCTGATCGATGTGAAGGTCGAGGGCGGCACCACCGGCATCGAACTGCGCCGGCGCAGCCAGGCACAACTGAGCGGCTGCACGGTACGCAACCAGGCCGAAGTGGGGTTGTTCGCAAAAGATGAGTCCGCCCCGCGCGTAGAACGCTGCCTCTTCGAGAAAAACGGGCGCTTCGGAGTCTACCTGCACCGCAGCGCCCCTGAATTGTTTAGCGACAACCGCCTGGTTGACAATCCCGTCGGGCTGATGGTGGCCTGGTACGGCACCGACCCGGAGATCCGCAAAAACGAGTTTGAACAAAACGGCATTGCCATCAAGGTGGACCGTGCCGCGCGCCCCCTGGTGACGGGCAACCGCATCCATGGCAACGAAACCGGCCTGCTGCTGTCCCGCCGCGCCGATGCACGGGTGCGCCGCAACCTCGTTCGCGACAATCGCATCGGCATCCAGGTGGAATATTCCTCCTACCCGGTCATCCGGGAGAACGATCTGGCCGGCAACGGCATGGCGCTGGTTCTCCATCACCAGTCCTCGGCCTGGGAGAAAGCCAACGGCGAAGCCATGCGCAATACGCAGAGTTCTGCCCGCGGCCCCTTCAACCGCAACGCTTCCGGCGGAAAAGAAGCCGCCCCGCCACCGGCGGTTCTGACCGGCACAGTGGATGCGCGTCGCAACTGGTGGGGTGAAGATGCAACCGCGCAACTGCAGGTCAACCAGGGGCGGGGCAACCAGGTTTTTATTCACGACAGCCGTGACGAGCCGTTTTTCGAGGACGGCGGGGTCAATTATCCGCTGGATCGGGTGGAGTTTGCGCCCTGGCTTGAGGAGCCGGTTTTTCCTTGA
- a CDS encoding carboxypeptidase-like regulatory domain-containing protein encodes MNKILIFLLLSVAPVFAFAASGIEGRVAWRGQLVEGVRVHAYRSIADIATGGEVAVSPPVDVDGTYRLELPPGNYYLVARDFEGEPREGGYFCYYSGAPVRVENESFSQVGFNLVRIPEQVDVEPGGSSGIEGEITFQDELLERCYLYVYTDPERGFKGPGYVIAPVEKGRFRLRLPPGEYWILARKRAAGGRFGPIEIGDYFNFYYGNPVRVGEGEMHPVHIETVTRLDMLEKGDSPFRGVSGRILDSEGRPVSGVRVFAYQDPAMTGTPAAMSSPSGEDGLYRLPLSAQGPWYFLARESLGGPAGPDELQGRYQGGAGSGLNLSSENPSLEVDIHVRSSM; translated from the coding sequence GTGAACAAAATTCTTATCTTTCTGTTGTTGTCTGTTGCGCCGGTGTTCGCTTTTGCCGCCTCAGGCATCGAGGGTCGGGTCGCCTGGCGGGGGCAGTTGGTGGAGGGGGTGCGGGTGCATGCCTACCGGTCGATTGCCGATATTGCCACCGGGGGTGAGGTGGCCGTTTCACCGCCGGTGGATGTGGATGGCACCTACCGCCTGGAACTGCCGCCGGGAAATTATTATCTGGTGGCGCGTGATTTTGAAGGGGAACCGCGGGAAGGCGGCTATTTCTGCTATTACAGCGGTGCGCCGGTGCGGGTGGAAAACGAGTCTTTCAGCCAGGTCGGCTTCAACCTGGTTCGTATTCCGGAACAGGTTGACGTGGAGCCGGGCGGCAGCAGCGGCATCGAGGGGGAGATTACCTTTCAGGATGAGTTGCTCGAGCGTTGTTATCTCTATGTCTACACCGACCCCGAACGCGGTTTCAAGGGCCCGGGCTACGTCATTGCGCCGGTGGAGAAGGGGCGCTTCCGGCTGCGGCTGCCGCCCGGCGAATACTGGATCCTGGCCCGCAAGCGCGCGGCTGGAGGGCGGTTCGGCCCCATCGAGATCGGCGACTATTTCAACTTCTACTATGGCAACCCGGTGCGGGTCGGCGAGGGGGAGATGCACCCCGTTCATATCGAAACAGTGACGCGGCTCGATATGCTGGAGAAAGGAGACTCTCCCTTTCGCGGGGTGTCGGGGCGGATTCTCGACAGTGAAGGGCGTCCCGTTTCCGGAGTGCGCGTGTTTGCCTACCAGGATCCGGCCATGACGGGGACTCCGGCGGCCATGTCGTCGCCCAGCGGCGAAGACGGCCTCTATCGGCTTCCGCTTTCCGCACAAGGTCCCTGGTATTTTCTGGCCCGTGAAAGCCTTGGCGGTCCGGCGGGCCCTGACGAGCTGCAGGGCCGCTATCAGGGCGGCGCCGGTTCCGGTTTAAATCTTTCTTCGGAGAATCCCTCTCTCGAGGTTGACATTCATGTCCGAAGCTCTATGTAG